The following proteins are co-located in the Methanobacterium formicicum DSM 3637 genome:
- the fwdF gene encoding tungsten-dependent formylmethanofuran dehydrogenase subunit FwdF, whose product METTEVIEGKDISVERTGEKDRKLLFKNESCAACGLCEKICPTNAIEVQPTGAVVRTEQNTSNIEIDENKCVLCGMCSSICPFDALDLEIAGQSIKTMDAYPHLIKSAEIDDDTCIYCKACETACPAEAITIDRKLPDRAKLVSGEIEIDKETCIDCGICEEMCPADAITLEHKFPTSDDPTVSSDITVDKDKCVYCMVCKKACPVDAIKAVCRICSYGEYDIKSEDSQIKGDSVIDDDLCVKCGWCQDVCPVDAATVTKPFEGKLEHDDDTCQGCETCVMVCPCNALSFPQPAESGDKEAKLYMDEKYCIYCGACERSCPVDAINVTRTGINSTPIKSKSWKKAFESVKN is encoded by the coding sequence ATGGAAACAACAGAAGTTATTGAGGGTAAAGACATTTCTGTAGAGAGGACAGGCGAAAAAGACAGAAAATTATTATTTAAGAATGAAAGCTGTGCTGCCTGTGGTCTCTGTGAAAAAATTTGTCCAACAAACGCTATAGAGGTTCAACCAACTGGTGCTGTGGTTAGAACGGAACAGAATACAAGTAACATAGAGATCGACGAGAATAAATGTGTTCTATGTGGAATGTGTAGTAGTATCTGTCCTTTTGACGCACTGGATCTGGAAATAGCTGGACAGTCCATAAAAACAATGGATGCTTACCCACACCTAATAAAATCTGCAGAAATTGATGATGATACATGTATATATTGTAAAGCATGTGAAACTGCTTGCCCTGCCGAAGCAATTACCATAGATCGTAAACTGCCCGACAGAGCAAAATTGGTAAGTGGTGAAATCGAAATCGATAAAGAAACCTGTATAGATTGTGGAATATGTGAAGAAATGTGTCCTGCAGATGCAATTACATTAGAACACAAATTCCCAACTTCTGATGACCCTACAGTCTCTTCAGACATAACTGTTGACAAAGATAAATGTGTTTATTGTATGGTATGTAAAAAGGCATGCCCAGTGGATGCAATTAAAGCAGTGTGCAGAATATGTTCCTATGGAGAATACGATATAAAATCTGAAGACTCCCAGATCAAGGGTGATTCTGTCATAGATGATGATTTATGTGTGAAGTGTGGATGGTGTCAGGATGTTTGCCCGGTTGATGCTGCAACAGTTACCAAACCATTTGAAGGTAAACTTGAGCACGACGACGATACCTGTCAGGGTTGTGAAACCTGTGTTATGGTATGCCCATGTAATGCATTATCATTCCCACAACCTGCAGAATCGGGTGATAAAGAAGCTAAACTCTACATGGATGAAAAATATTGCATATACTGTGGGGCATGTGAAAGATCCTGTCCTGTGGATGCAATAAATGTTACCAGAACCGGTATCAACTCCACACCAATAAAATCAAAATCATGGAAAAAAGCTTTTGAATCGGTAAAAAACTGA
- a CDS encoding 4Fe-4S binding protein yields the protein MAIGLVVYRELCHGCGNCVVSCPVNSLNSPEVAGGKGPTDDVDLIMIVEDGRVNLKNVNLCGKCGTCVESCPVDAIRLEKLEEAK from the coding sequence ATGGCAATTGGGCTAGTAGTATATCGAGAGCTTTGTCATGGATGTGGAAATTGTGTTGTGTCCTGTCCAGTCAATTCACTAAACAGTCCTGAGGTCGCTGGAGGAAAGGGGCCTACAGATGATGTTGATCTGATAATGATCGTGGAGGATGGTCGAGTAAACCTCAAAAACGTTAACTTATGTGGAAAATGCGGTACATGTGTTGAAAGCTGTCCGGTAGACGCCATAAGACTTGAAAAATTGGAGGAAGCCAAATGA
- the fwdD gene encoding tungsten-dependent formylmethanofuran dehydrogenase subunit FwdD: protein MRVILNTGRTVWQGQAIESGKDLQMFINAAAICHINQDMMDELGIKDGDNVKIVSEYGDVIVKAVNTKEELPDGMVYVPMGPWANRVIRPNTDSTATPSFKNVPVDLNPTEEPVLDMPTLMKGYGKISNY, encoded by the coding sequence ATGAGAGTTATATTAAACACAGGCAGGACAGTATGGCAGGGTCAGGCAATCGAATCGGGTAAAGATCTTCAAATGTTCATAAATGCGGCGGCTATATGTCATATTAACCAGGACATGATGGATGAACTGGGTATAAAAGATGGAGACAATGTAAAAATAGTTTCTGAATATGGTGATGTTATTGTTAAAGCAGTGAACACAAAGGAAGAACTTCCAGATGGAATGGTCTACGTCCCAATGGGACCCTGGGCAAACAGAGTTATAAGGCCTAACACAGATTCCACGGCCACGCCCAGTTTTAAAAATGTCCCGGTGGACCTTAATCCTACAGAAGAGCCTGTTCTTGACATGCCTACTCTCATGAAAGGTTACGGAAAGATTTCAAATTACTAA
- the fwdA gene encoding tungsten-dependent formylmethanofuran dehydrogenase subunit FwdA has product MERIIKNGIVYDPLNSIDGEQMDICIKDGKIVESVSEAADVIDASGKIVMAGGVDPHTHIAGPKVNVGRMFRPEDSKKDAEVITNLKRAGSGFSVPSTFMTGYRYSQMGYTTAMEAAMPPLLSRHTHEEFIDTPFIDHAAYPLFGNSWFVMEYLKDGDIDKCAAFVSWLLKATKGYTIKIVNPAGTEAWGWGGNVHGINDPAPYFDVTGAEIIRGLAEVNEKLGLPHAIHLHCNDLGHPGNYETTLKSFDVPKGIKANPKHGERDAVLYATHVQFHSYGGTNWRDFVSEAPKVADYVNKNDHLVIDVGQVTLDETTLMTADGPMQYDLHTLNGLKWANCDVELETGSGIVPFLYPPRAPVPACQWAIGLELFLLVNPEKVCLTTDSPNGGPFIRYPRVMAWLMSNKYREDMIENQVHKWVQKKTSVATLDKEYSFYEIAQITRSTPAKVLGLSETKGHLGVGADADVAIYNFNPEVQDQSADYAALEAALQNSAYVLKDGNIIVKEGNVVSEGTHGRTYWVNSLYDGELEKQVESEVEKVFKKYYSVNFANYPVQEEYLPKSCPINGVIQ; this is encoded by the coding sequence TTGGAACGTATAATAAAAAATGGAATTGTTTATGATCCACTAAACAGCATCGATGGAGAGCAAATGGACATCTGCATAAAAGATGGTAAAATAGTGGAAAGTGTAAGTGAAGCTGCAGATGTCATAGATGCCTCTGGAAAAATAGTTATGGCTGGAGGTGTGGATCCACACACCCACATAGCTGGTCCTAAAGTTAACGTTGGAAGGATGTTCCGTCCAGAAGACAGTAAAAAAGATGCTGAAGTTATAACCAATCTTAAAAGAGCAGGAAGTGGTTTTTCAGTTCCTTCAACATTCATGACTGGTTACAGGTACTCCCAGATGGGTTACACAACTGCAATGGAAGCAGCAATGCCACCACTTCTTTCAAGACACACCCACGAGGAATTCATTGACACACCTTTCATTGACCATGCAGCATACCCCCTCTTTGGTAACAGCTGGTTTGTTATGGAGTATTTAAAAGATGGGGACATTGATAAATGTGCAGCATTTGTATCATGGCTTTTAAAGGCAACTAAAGGGTACACAATAAAGATAGTTAACCCGGCAGGAACTGAAGCCTGGGGTTGGGGTGGAAATGTTCACGGAATAAATGATCCCGCACCTTATTTCGACGTCACCGGGGCAGAAATTATTAGGGGTTTGGCTGAAGTCAACGAGAAACTGGGACTTCCACATGCAATACACCTTCACTGTAACGATCTCGGACACCCTGGAAACTACGAAACAACCCTGAAATCATTTGATGTGCCAAAAGGGATAAAGGCGAACCCAAAACACGGAGAGAGGGATGCTGTACTGTACGCGACACACGTTCAATTCCACAGTTATGGTGGTACAAACTGGAGAGACTTTGTATCAGAAGCACCCAAAGTAGCGGATTACGTAAACAAGAATGATCACCTTGTAATAGATGTTGGGCAGGTTACGCTGGATGAAACCACACTTATGACAGCTGACGGTCCTATGCAATACGATTTACACACTTTAAACGGGCTTAAATGGGCCAACTGTGATGTAGAACTTGAAACAGGTTCTGGTATTGTTCCATTCCTTTACCCTCCAAGGGCACCAGTCCCAGCATGTCAGTGGGCAATAGGGCTAGAACTCTTCCTGCTAGTTAACCCTGAAAAAGTTTGTTTAACAACAGACAGTCCAAACGGTGGGCCTTTCATAAGATACCCCAGGGTTATGGCATGGTTAATGAGCAACAAGTACAGGGAAGACATGATTGAAAACCAGGTTCACAAATGGGTTCAGAAAAAAACCAGTGTAGCCACCCTTGACAAGGAGTACAGTTTCTACGAAATCGCACAGATAACAAGGAGCACACCAGCTAAAGTTCTTGGTTTAAGTGAAACCAAAGGCCATCTTGGAGTTGGTGCAGATGCGGATGTAGCAATTTACAACTTCAATCCGGAAGTACAGGATCAGTCCGCTGACTACGCTGCACTTGAAGCCGCACTTCAAAACTCAGCTTATGTCCTTAAAGATGGTAACATTATAGTTAAAGAGGGTAATGTTGTCAGTGAGGGTACACACGGAAGAACCTACTGGGTTAACTCTCTTTACGATGGAGAGTTAGAGAAACAGGTTGAATCTGAAGTTGAGAAAGTATTCAAAAAATATTATTCAGTTAACTTTGCAAATTACCCTGTTCAGGAAGAATATCTTCCTAAATCATGTCCAATAAATGGGGTGATCCAATGA
- the fwdC gene encoding tungsten-dependent formylmethanofuran dehydrogenase subunit FwdC, whose amino-acid sequence MNEIILTPKEQPLVPIEINNIIPDVLAGKSIDDIKNMGIWHGNSQVRLHEFFDVEGESSENPSEIKIIINGDVYNTKRIGQGMTTGEILVKGNANMYVGVEMKGGNITVEGNVGSWAGQNMSGGELTIMGDAEDYVGSAYRGDWRGMSGGLLTVHGNVGSEIAEYMLGGKIVIKGNTRIEPGVHMNGGLLVIEGDVVARAGGEMKSGTIVIKGRVNEFLPGFRYLGVEKDIEVEGELIKGAFYKFEGDYATKGAKGFVYVSVAGNSHIAPF is encoded by the coding sequence ATGAATGAAATAATCCTGACACCTAAAGAACAACCACTGGTACCCATTGAAATAAATAACATAATTCCCGATGTTTTAGCAGGTAAAAGTATAGATGATATCAAAAACATGGGAATATGGCATGGTAACAGTCAGGTAAGACTCCACGAGTTCTTTGATGTTGAAGGAGAATCATCAGAAAATCCCTCTGAAATAAAGATAATTATCAATGGTGATGTTTACAACACCAAAAGGATTGGTCAGGGAATGACTACTGGTGAAATCCTGGTCAAAGGAAACGCTAACATGTACGTTGGTGTGGAAATGAAAGGTGGAAATATCACCGTAGAAGGAAATGTTGGTTCATGGGCTGGACAGAACATGTCCGGTGGAGAATTAACCATAATGGGTGATGCAGAAGACTATGTAGGTTCAGCATACCGTGGAGACTGGAGAGGTATGAGTGGCGGCCTTTTAACTGTTCATGGAAATGTGGGCAGTGAAATCGCCGAGTACATGTTGGGCGGTAAGATTGTAATCAAGGGAAATACTAGAATAGAACCCGGAGTCCACATGAACGGAGGATTACTCGTAATTGAAGGTGACGTCGTTGCCAGAGCCGGTGGAGAAATGAAAAGTGGCACAATAGTAATCAAAGGACGTGTCAACGAATTTTTACCCGGATTCAGGTACTTGGGTGTTGAAAAAGACATAGAAGTAGAAGGAGAATTAATTAAAGGTGCATTTTATAAATTTGAAGGTGATTATGCAACTAAAGGGGCAAAAGGATTTGTATATGTTTCAGTTGCAGGAAATAGCCATATAGCACCTTTCTAA